In Ramlibacter pinisoli, the sequence TCGATGAAGTTGACCTTCTTGTAGTCGACCCCGCTCTGCTTGAGCCAGCCGCGGAAGCCCACGTGCAGGAAGGCGCCCAGGCCCGGCACGCCGACCTTCTTGCCGACGAAGTCCTGTGCGCTCCGGATGCCGGTGCCGGCGCGGCCGACCACGGCGTAGCCGGTCTGGCTCTTGGCCGTCAGGCCGCCGCCGCCCACCACCACGTGGTCGAGGCCGCCGTCGACCGACTGCAGGTAGACCGAGGGCGTGGGGCCGCCGATCTGCAGCGAGTCGGACTGGATCGCCGCCGGGATGGTGGAGTTGAGCGGGATGAACTTGGGCTCGACCTCCAGGTTGCGCTTCTTGAAGTAGCCCTCCTCGACCGCCACGAACACCGAGGCGAAATCGGTGACGGCGGTGTAGCCGTAGACGATCCTGGTGGTGGCCTGGGCGCGCGCGGGCAGGGCCAGGGTGGCGGCGCCCGCGGCGAGCGGGGCCAGGACGAGGCGGCGGCGTTTCATGCGTGTCTCCTTGGGGTTCGGGATGCGGTGGGACGGGGCAGGGCGGCACGCAGGCCGCCGACGATGAAGTCGATGAGCAGCTGGCGCGCCGCGTCGTCGCGGCCGCGCACCTCGCCGCGCGACAGCCGCTCGATGCGGTTGTCGCTCATGTGGTGCAGCAGCGCGCCCAGCATGAACTGGTAGCACCAGGCCGCGCGGCCGCGGCTGGCGTGCGGCAGCAGCTCGTGCAGGGCGTCGATGAAGGCGTGCGCCAGCGGGTCGAACCAGGTGCGCAGCACGTGGTCGGTGTCCTCGCGCGCGTGGTACAGCTCGCGCGCCACCAGCAGCGCGTAGTACTCGCCCTCGGGGCTGGCGCGCATGCGCAGCACCGGCTCGACGAAGGCGGCCACCACGCGCTGCAGGCGCTGGCGCTCGGGCGCCTGCAGCGCCACCCGCAGGCCGGCCACCCGTTCCTCGATGGTGTCGCCCCAGTGGTCGAAGATGGCCTGGAAGAGCTCGTGCTTCTGGCCGTAGTAGTAGCCCACCAGCGCCAGCGGCACGCCGGCGCCGTCGGCAATCTGCCGCAGCGACACGCCGTGGTAGCCGTGCTCGGCGAACAGGCGCTCGGCGGCCAGCAGGATGGCCTGCTTGCGGTCGGGACGGTCGGCGGGCGGGGCGGGGCGCGGCATGGGAGGCGGGCGGGATGCGATTTGTACGACTGTCCTAAAGTGTTGGACAGGCGTACAAACCCTAGCGGCCGGCGCGTGCCGGCGTCCCGGCGCCGCCCCCGGGGCATCCCCGCTGGCCGGGCGGTGCGGGCGGCGCTACGCTGCCCGCCCATGACGTCCCGCCGCCCCGCCGTCCCCGCCCGCATCCCGCAGATCCGCCTGTACCAGGACTGGTTGCGCGACCACCGCGGGCTCACCTTCGACAGCTACGACGAGCTGTGGCGCTGGTCGGTCGACGACCTCGACGAGTTCTGGCAGAGCATCTGGGACTGCTTCGGCATCGACTCGCCGACGCCGCACGGCGCGGTGCTGGCGCGCGAGGCCATGCCCGGTGCGGTCTGGTTCCCGGGCGCGCAGGTGAACTACGCGCGCCAGGTGCTGCGCCATGCCGGGCCGGCGCACGCGGCGGGCTTTCCGGCCCTGGTCAGCCGCAACGAGCGCGGCCACCACCGCGAGCTGAGCTGGCCACAGCTGCGCCGCCAGTCGGCCGCGCTGGCGCTGCACCTGCAGGCCCAGGGGCTGCAGCCGGGCGACCGCGTCGCCGCCTACCTGCCCAACGTGCCGGAGGCC encodes:
- a CDS encoding ABC transporter substrate-binding protein, which gives rise to MKRRRLVLAPLAAGAATLALPARAQATTRIVYGYTAVTDFASVFVAVEEGYFKKRNLEVEPKFIPLNSTIPAAIQSDSLQIGGPTPSVYLQSVDGGLDHVVVGGGGLTAKSQTGYAVVGRAGTGIRSAQDFVGKKVGVPGLGAFLHVGFRGWLKQSGVDYKKVNFIEASFPQHGDLLRGGSLDAVVTADPFMARILDSGAGYVASYYGTFLTEGMPTILHTARRDWVAKNQAAARGFREALVEAAAFINKPANEARLRAIIGKYIKVPPEVLAKMQISPPGPVIVEKQLDYWVGLMKDQEMLRTDPKVATLIAR
- a CDS encoding TetR/AcrR family transcriptional regulator, translating into MPRPAPPADRPDRKQAILLAAERLFAEHGYHGVSLRQIADGAGVPLALVGYYYGQKHELFQAIFDHWGDTIEERVAGLRVALQAPERQRLQRVVAAFVEPVLRMRASPEGEYYALLVARELYHAREDTDHVLRTWFDPLAHAFIDALHELLPHASRGRAAWCYQFMLGALLHHMSDNRIERLSRGEVRGRDDAARQLLIDFIVGGLRAALPRPTASRTPRRHA